A single region of the Streptomyces sp. NBC_01262 genome encodes:
- the nac gene encoding nitrogen assimilation transcriptional regulator NAC, with product MDTRRLYSFVKIVDAGSITRAADILHIAQPALSQQVSLLESQFKQQLLIRSKRGVAPTEAGRALYRHAQLILRQLEHAQAAVDVSGRAPAGSVSVGLAPYSTGAALALPLLRAVRERYPDILLHINENFGGVISEAIMTGRMDMAFIYDAGPIRGVQFEPMRTEDLYLVAAPGAVPGAAPASGNDDVSIEELAEVGLLLPSRIHTIRQVVDAAFRQASLEPRVVGEIESVLTLVSAVSADVGATVLPWSAAQAILDVRKLVVRRIVNPAIEVKLSLCTSDHQPLSEPAHAVHDLFHELILEFGKNSGGR from the coding sequence ATGGACACCAGGCGTCTGTACTCGTTCGTGAAGATCGTCGACGCCGGGAGCATCACTCGCGCCGCCGACATCCTGCATATCGCGCAGCCCGCGCTGAGCCAGCAGGTCTCCCTGCTGGAGAGCCAGTTCAAGCAGCAGCTGCTGATCCGCAGCAAGCGCGGGGTGGCGCCGACCGAAGCCGGGCGCGCCCTCTACCGGCATGCCCAGCTCATCCTGCGCCAGCTCGAACACGCCCAGGCGGCCGTCGACGTGTCCGGCCGGGCGCCCGCCGGGAGCGTCTCGGTCGGCCTCGCCCCGTACAGCACGGGCGCCGCTCTGGCCCTGCCGCTGCTGCGGGCGGTGCGCGAGCGCTACCCAGACATCCTGCTGCACATCAACGAGAACTTCGGCGGTGTCATCAGCGAAGCGATCATGACCGGCCGCATGGACATGGCGTTCATCTACGACGCGGGTCCCATACGCGGCGTCCAGTTCGAGCCGATGCGCACCGAGGACCTGTACCTGGTCGCCGCGCCGGGGGCCGTCCCGGGTGCCGCTCCGGCTTCCGGGAACGACGACGTGTCCATCGAGGAGCTGGCCGAGGTCGGGCTGCTGCTGCCGAGCCGGATCCACACCATCCGCCAGGTCGTCGACGCCGCCTTCCGGCAGGCCTCGCTCGAACCGAGGGTCGTCGGCGAGATCGAGTCGGTCCTGACGCTGGTGAGTGCCGTCAGCGCCGACGTCGGGGCCACCGTGCTGCCGTGGTCGGCGGCGCAGGCCATCCTCGACGTACGCAAGCTGGTGGTGCGGCGGATCGTCAACCCGGCGATCGAGGTCAAGCTCTCCCTCTGTACGTCCGACCACCAGCCGCTGTCCGAGCCCGCGCATGCCGTGCACGATCTCTTCCACGAGCTGATCCTCGAATTCGGAAAGAATTCCGGCGGCCGATGA
- a CDS encoding NAD(P)-dependent oxidoreductase, giving the protein MTKRVLITRERLPGGGLTRLGSRAEVVTGPGRPAELAELARRAGGVSAILALGNDRVDARLLDAAGPGLRVVSLASMGYDGVDQRAAADRGVVVTHTPGVLAETTADLTFALILAARRRIGAARDALHAGSWDVFRMEDYLGLDVYGTTLGLVGYGQIARAVARRAAGFGMRVLHHSRSETALSLPQLLAESDIVSLHVPLTQATHHLIGPAELRAMKPTATLVNTSRGAVVDEAALLRALDDGTIHSAGLDVYEREPRGTDVADLLARPGLFALPHIGSASEPTRAAMVDLAVDNVLDVLDGRPARTPLPGTKAVPA; this is encoded by the coding sequence ATGACAAAGCGTGTGCTCATTACCCGCGAGCGGCTCCCCGGCGGCGGGCTGACCCGTCTCGGGTCCCGCGCCGAGGTCGTGACCGGTCCGGGCCGACCGGCCGAACTGGCCGAACTCGCCCGGCGGGCGGGCGGCGTGAGCGCCATCCTGGCGCTGGGCAACGACCGCGTGGACGCCAGGCTGCTGGACGCGGCCGGTCCCGGGCTGCGGGTGGTCAGCCTGGCCAGCATGGGGTACGACGGCGTGGACCAGCGGGCCGCCGCCGACCGTGGTGTCGTGGTCACCCACACCCCCGGGGTGCTGGCCGAGACCACCGCCGACCTGACGTTCGCTCTGATCCTGGCCGCCCGCCGCCGGATCGGCGCCGCGCGTGACGCGCTGCACGCCGGAAGCTGGGATGTGTTCCGGATGGAGGACTACCTCGGCCTGGACGTGTACGGCACCACCCTGGGCCTGGTGGGCTACGGGCAGATAGCCAGGGCGGTGGCCCGGCGGGCCGCCGGATTCGGCATGCGGGTGCTGCACCACTCCCGGTCCGAAACGGCGCTCTCCCTGCCGCAGTTGCTCGCCGAGTCCGACATCGTCTCGCTGCACGTCCCGCTCACCCAGGCCACCCACCACTTGATCGGCCCGGCCGAACTGCGCGCCATGAAACCGACCGCGACGCTGGTCAACACCTCCCGGGGCGCGGTGGTGGACGAGGCCGCGCTGCTGCGCGCGCTCGATGACGGCACCATCCACTCGGCCGGCCTGGACGTCTACGAACGCGAGCCGCGCGGCACGGATGTCGCCGATCTGCTCGCCCGGCCGGGCCTGTTCGCCCTGCCGCACATCGGCTCGGCCAGCGAGCCCACCCGTGCCGCGATGGTGGACCTCGCGGTGGACAACGTGCTGGACGTCCTCGACGGCCGACCGGCCCGTACCCCGCTGCCCGGCACGAAGGCGGTACCGGCATGA
- a CDS encoding SDR family oxidoreductase, giving the protein MSAGPLFDIAGRVALITGSSRGIGRALAQGLLEAGCTVVLNGRSTAALDRTRKELAERFGDMVFAHAFDVTDPAAVAAGVAAVEDEAGPVDILVNNTGTQHRAPLVDFADDDWHRLIATNLTSAFLMGREVARRMVPRGHGKIINICSVQSETVRPGIAPYAATKGGLKLLTKGMCADLGPSGLQVNGLGPGYFETELTEALVADEEFSAWVRKRTPAGRWGRVEDLIGALVFLSAPASDFVNGQVLYVDGGMLSVL; this is encoded by the coding sequence ATGAGCGCAGGCCCGCTCTTCGACATCGCCGGGCGCGTCGCGCTGATCACCGGCTCCAGCCGGGGCATCGGCCGCGCGCTGGCCCAGGGGCTGCTGGAGGCCGGGTGCACCGTCGTGCTCAACGGCCGCAGCACCGCTGCCCTCGACCGGACCCGCAAGGAACTGGCCGAGCGCTTCGGCGACATGGTGTTCGCCCATGCCTTCGACGTGACCGACCCCGCCGCCGTGGCGGCGGGCGTCGCCGCGGTCGAGGACGAGGCTGGGCCGGTCGACATCCTGGTCAACAACACCGGGACGCAACACCGCGCGCCCCTGGTGGACTTCGCCGACGACGACTGGCACCGGCTGATCGCCACCAACCTCACCAGCGCCTTCCTGATGGGCCGGGAGGTCGCCCGCCGGATGGTGCCGCGCGGCCACGGCAAGATCATCAACATCTGCTCCGTGCAGAGCGAGACGGTACGGCCCGGCATCGCCCCCTACGCGGCCACCAAGGGCGGGCTGAAGCTGCTCACCAAGGGCATGTGCGCGGACCTGGGGCCCTCGGGCCTCCAGGTCAACGGCCTCGGGCCGGGCTACTTCGAGACCGAGCTGACCGAGGCGCTGGTCGCGGACGAGGAATTCAGCGCGTGGGTGCGAAAGCGCACCCCGGCCGGGCGCTGGGGCAGGGTCGAGGATCTGATCGGCGCCCTGGTCTTCCTGTCGGCGCCCGCGTCCGACTTCGTCAACGGCCAGGTGCTGTACGTAGACGGCGGCATGCTGTCCGTCCTGTGA
- a CDS encoding L-idonate 5-dehydrogenase, whose product MRACVVHKAGDLRVEAWDPGLPGPGEVLVAATLGGICDSDLHYYHRGSVGDFQVRQPMVLGHEVVGRISALGPGTDGPAAGTPVAVHPATPCGACPECARGERNVCGHARYLGSAARMPHVQGGFAQRLVVPADQVRALPPGLDPRRAVLAEPLSVALHAVRRAGEVAGRRVLVTGAGPIGALVVAALRHAGAAEVIVSDLLDAPLAVARRVGATATVRADRPDDPAWPDCVDIAIEASGSAPGLGTCLRRVRRGGTVVLLGLLPPGETGFMGNAVVTREITMRGAFRFDREFDDALSLLASGLDVDPVISHTFPLTRAVEAFDLAGDRTRASKVLLDLDDLRQGSA is encoded by the coding sequence ATGCGCGCGTGCGTCGTCCACAAGGCGGGCGATCTCCGGGTCGAGGCGTGGGACCCCGGCCTTCCCGGTCCCGGGGAGGTTCTGGTGGCCGCGACCCTGGGCGGCATCTGCGACTCCGACCTGCACTACTACCATCGCGGCTCGGTCGGTGACTTCCAGGTGCGCCAGCCCATGGTGCTCGGCCACGAGGTCGTCGGCCGGATCAGCGCGCTCGGCCCCGGTACGGACGGCCCGGCCGCTGGCACCCCGGTGGCGGTCCACCCGGCCACCCCGTGCGGCGCCTGCCCGGAGTGCGCGCGCGGCGAGCGGAACGTGTGCGGGCACGCCCGCTATCTGGGCAGCGCCGCACGGATGCCCCACGTCCAGGGCGGTTTCGCCCAGCGCCTCGTCGTACCCGCCGACCAGGTACGGGCGCTGCCGCCCGGCCTCGACCCGCGCCGGGCCGTGCTCGCCGAGCCGCTCTCCGTCGCCCTGCACGCCGTACGCCGCGCCGGGGAGGTGGCCGGCCGACGGGTGCTGGTCACCGGCGCCGGGCCCATCGGCGCCCTGGTGGTCGCCGCTCTGCGCCACGCGGGCGCGGCCGAGGTGATCGTCAGCGATCTGCTGGACGCTCCCCTGGCCGTCGCCCGGCGGGTCGGCGCCACGGCTACCGTCCGCGCGGACCGCCCGGACGACCCCGCCTGGCCGGACTGCGTCGACATCGCCATCGAGGCCTCCGGCTCCGCGCCCGGCCTCGGCACCTGCCTGCGGCGCGTACGCCGTGGCGGCACCGTCGTCCTGCTCGGACTGCTCCCGCCCGGCGAGACCGGGTTCATGGGCAATGCGGTGGTCACCCGGGAGATCACCATGCGCGGCGCCTTCCGCTTCGACCGCGAATTCGACGACGCCCTCTCCCTCCTCGCCTCGGGCCTGGACGTCGACCCGGTCATCAGCCACACCTTCCCCCTGACCAGGGCCGTCGAGGCGTTCGACCTCGCCGGTGACCGCACCCGGGCGTCAAAGGTCCTGCTGGACCTGGATGATCTGCGCCAGGGATCCGCCTGA
- a CDS encoding Imm10 family immunity protein: MTYRFTALAAGAETDPDGYFTEAGISERTDGSGFVMLFMSGEEEPDEQDTRLGFDTHCLVTAGQGTAYGCVRGAVLTGNVLRVSLDPAALTALGLADAEIEATIEAPAEDFARFREVLARVLAYGRADALPTHVVI, from the coding sequence ATGACTTACAGGTTCACCGCTCTCGCCGCCGGAGCGGAGACAGACCCGGACGGCTACTTCACCGAGGCCGGCATCTCCGAGCGCACGGACGGCAGCGGCTTCGTCATGCTGTTCATGTCCGGCGAGGAGGAGCCGGACGAGCAGGACACTCGACTGGGGTTCGACACGCACTGCCTGGTCACCGCAGGACAGGGCACGGCATACGGATGCGTGCGAGGAGCCGTCCTGACCGGCAACGTCCTCCGCGTCTCCCTGGACCCTGCGGCACTGACAGCCCTGGGCCTGGCGGACGCCGAGATCGAAGCCACCATCGAGGCACCGGCCGAGGACTTCGCCCGGTTCCGCGAAGTCCTCGCTCGGGTCCTGGCCTACGGACGCGCCGACGCGCTGCCCACGCACGTCGTCATCTGA
- a CDS encoding carbohydrate-binding protein: MQATPAIACVSLLAGALVALSGNAAQAASVRYEAESSPAVCTGTIDSDWTGYSGSGFCNGTNATGAYAQFTVTAAAAGTATLNVRFANGTTTARPADVTVNGTTAASASFEATGAWSTWVTKTLTVPVSAGSNTIRLSPTTAVGLPNVDYLDADVAGAATGTVLYVSPSGTDGAAGTASAPTTLTSAISRITSGGTIYLRGGTYNYASTVTVPAGTDGTAAARTTLSAYPGETPVLDFSAQSESSSNRGLQLNASYWHVYGLTVQHAGDNGIYVGGSDNVIERTVTAYNRDTGLQLGRISSSTPSSQWPSDNLILSAESHDNADSDGEDADGFAAKLTTGTGNVFRYAVSHNNIDDGWDLYTKTDTGAIGPVTIEYSLSYGNGTLSDGTVNANGDRNGYKLGGDDIAVNHVVQHSIAYGNGHHGFTYNSNPGTMTIANNVSVDNAERNFSFDTGTSVFRTNTSCRFAVSGSNDKTIGDADSSNQFWTGTNGSRCSSYSGALGWSFASDGHLAVTFGGAVVTP; this comes from the coding sequence ATGCAAGCGACACCCGCCATAGCGTGCGTCAGCCTGCTGGCAGGCGCGCTCGTCGCGCTGTCCGGCAACGCGGCCCAGGCCGCGTCAGTCCGTTACGAGGCCGAGAGTTCCCCGGCGGTCTGCACCGGCACCATCGACTCCGACTGGACGGGCTACTCCGGCAGCGGATTCTGCAACGGCACCAACGCGACCGGCGCCTACGCGCAGTTCACCGTGACCGCCGCCGCCGCGGGCACGGCGACACTGAACGTCCGCTTCGCCAACGGGACCACCACCGCCCGGCCCGCCGACGTCACGGTGAACGGCACGACGGCGGCCTCGGCGTCGTTCGAGGCCACCGGCGCCTGGTCGACCTGGGTGACGAAGACGCTGACCGTGCCGGTGAGCGCGGGCAGCAACACCATCCGGCTCAGCCCGACCACCGCCGTCGGCCTGCCCAACGTCGACTACCTCGACGCGGACGTGGCCGGGGCGGCGACAGGCACCGTGCTGTACGTGTCACCGAGCGGCACCGACGGCGCGGCCGGAACGGCGTCGGCCCCGACGACGCTCACCTCCGCCATCAGCCGCATCACCTCCGGCGGCACGATCTACCTGCGCGGCGGGACGTACAACTACGCCTCCACGGTGACCGTCCCGGCGGGTACCGACGGCACCGCCGCCGCCCGCACCACCCTGTCCGCCTACCCGGGGGAGACCCCCGTGCTGGACTTCTCGGCCCAGAGCGAGAGTTCGTCGAACCGCGGGCTCCAGCTCAACGCCTCGTACTGGCACGTCTACGGCCTCACCGTCCAGCACGCGGGCGACAACGGGATCTACGTGGGCGGCAGCGACAACGTCATCGAGCGCACGGTGACCGCGTACAACCGCGACACCGGGCTGCAGCTCGGCCGGATCTCCTCCAGCACCCCGAGCAGCCAGTGGCCGTCCGACAACCTGATCCTGAGCGCGGAGTCGCACGACAACGCGGACTCCGACGGAGAGGACGCCGACGGCTTCGCCGCGAAGCTCACCACCGGCACCGGGAACGTGTTCCGCTACGCCGTCTCCCACAACAACATCGACGACGGCTGGGACCTCTACACCAAGACCGACACCGGCGCCATCGGCCCGGTGACCATCGAGTACTCCCTCTCCTACGGCAACGGCACCCTGAGCGACGGCACCGTCAACGCCAACGGCGACCGCAACGGCTACAAGCTCGGCGGCGACGACATCGCGGTCAACCACGTCGTCCAGCACAGCATCGCCTACGGCAACGGCCACCACGGGTTCACGTACAACAGCAACCCCGGCACGATGACCATCGCGAACAACGTCAGCGTCGACAACGCCGAGCGCAACTTCTCCTTCGACACCGGCACTTCGGTGTTCCGGACCAACACCTCGTGCCGCTTCGCCGTCAGCGGCTCGAACGACAAGACCATCGGCGACGCCGACAGCTCCAACCAGTTCTGGACCGGCACGAACGGGTCCCGGTGCTCCTCCTACTCCGGCGCCCTGGGCTGGTCCTTCGCCTCGGACGGCCACCTCGCCGTCACCTTCGGCGGCGCGGTGGTGACGCCGTAG
- a CDS encoding NAD(P)-dependent oxidoreductase, with the protein MDQGVGILHPGAMGAEVGRQIVAAGTPVLWLPQGRGEATRRRAESAGLRAAQDLGELAESCWLIVSVCPPAAAPDVAERVAASGFTGVYAEANAISPRHARRIADLVGAAGGTVVDGGIVGPPPRSSGTTRLYLSGPDAAVERVRAVFDGTFLEPVVMSGGVGRASALKLAFASYNKLTYALAAQACALADGHGVLDELLALAHDKLPHTPLGQTGQLLSAGPRAWRWVPEMGEIAEACAAADVSDELAGAASALFARWESYKDAEGLTLDQLIAALGTAPGTA; encoded by the coding sequence ATGGATCAGGGTGTCGGGATACTTCATCCGGGCGCGATGGGCGCCGAGGTCGGGCGGCAGATCGTGGCAGCCGGCACGCCTGTCCTGTGGTTGCCGCAGGGCCGGGGAGAGGCGACGCGGCGGCGGGCGGAGTCGGCGGGACTGCGCGCCGCGCAAGACCTCGGGGAGCTGGCCGAATCCTGCTGGCTGATCGTCAGCGTGTGCCCGCCCGCCGCGGCGCCGGATGTGGCCGAGCGCGTCGCGGCGTCGGGGTTCACCGGCGTCTACGCGGAGGCGAACGCGATCAGCCCGCGGCATGCCCGCCGGATCGCCGACCTGGTCGGCGCCGCCGGGGGCACAGTGGTGGACGGCGGGATCGTGGGCCCGCCGCCCCGGTCCTCCGGGACGACGCGGCTGTACCTGTCGGGGCCGGACGCGGCGGTGGAGCGGGTACGGGCGGTGTTCGACGGCACCTTCCTGGAACCGGTCGTGATGAGCGGCGGCGTGGGCCGCGCCTCGGCTCTGAAGCTGGCGTTCGCCTCGTACAACAAGCTCACCTACGCGCTGGCGGCCCAGGCATGCGCGCTGGCGGACGGGCACGGGGTGCTCGATGAACTGCTCGCGCTGGCCCACGACAAGCTGCCGCACACGCCACTCGGGCAGACCGGGCAACTGCTGAGCGCGGGGCCGCGCGCGTGGCGGTGGGTGCCGGAAATGGGAGAGATCGCCGAGGCGTGCGCGGCGGCGGATGTCTCCGACGAGCTCGCCGGAGCGGCTTCGGCACTCTTCGCGCGCTGGGAGTCCTACAAGGACGCCGAGGGTCTGACGCTGGATCAGCTGATCGCCGCACTGGGCACCGCGCCGGGCACCGCGTAG
- a CDS encoding DUF1152 domain-containing protein, which translates to MFSLHEPALFTRLRDARRVLIAGAGGGFDVYAGLPLALALRASGKEVHLANLSFADLHGLDLDVWVDHDVAAIRPDTTVRGGYFPEHTLAQWLELRGLPSTVYALNRTGVQPLRAAYRALLSHLGGAGPIDAIILVDGGTDILMRGDENGLGTPEEDMASLAAVNGLPEVPHRLVACLGFGIDAYHGVNHALVLENLAALERDGAYLGAFSLPRTSREGALYLEAVAHAQASTPDHPSIVNGSIAAAVRGDFGNVQFTERTKHSELFINPLMSLYFCVDAPGLARRNLYLDRLEQTHLTRQISTLIEEFRDELPRRRPPRTIPH; encoded by the coding sequence GTGTTCTCCCTCCACGAGCCCGCCCTGTTCACCCGGCTGCGCGACGCCCGGCGCGTGCTCATCGCCGGAGCCGGCGGCGGCTTCGACGTCTACGCCGGACTGCCCCTGGCCCTGGCCCTGCGCGCGTCGGGCAAGGAAGTCCATCTGGCCAACCTCTCCTTCGCCGACCTGCACGGCCTGGACCTGGACGTATGGGTGGACCACGACGTGGCCGCCATCCGCCCGGACACCACCGTCCGAGGCGGCTACTTCCCCGAGCACACCCTCGCCCAGTGGCTCGAACTGCGGGGCCTGCCCTCGACCGTGTACGCCCTCAACCGCACCGGCGTACAGCCGCTGCGCGCCGCCTACCGGGCGCTGCTGAGCCACCTGGGCGGCGCCGGCCCCATCGACGCGATCATCCTGGTCGACGGCGGAACCGACATCCTCATGCGCGGCGACGAGAACGGACTCGGCACCCCCGAGGAGGACATGGCCAGCCTCGCCGCCGTCAACGGACTGCCCGAGGTCCCGCACCGGCTCGTGGCCTGCCTCGGCTTCGGTATCGACGCCTACCACGGCGTCAACCACGCCCTCGTCCTGGAGAACCTCGCCGCCCTGGAACGCGACGGCGCCTACCTCGGAGCGTTCTCCCTCCCCCGGACCTCCCGCGAGGGCGCGCTCTACCTGGAAGCCGTGGCCCACGCCCAGGCCTCCACCCCGGACCACCCCAGCATCGTCAACGGCTCCATAGCCGCCGCCGTACGCGGCGACTTCGGCAACGTGCAGTTCACCGAACGCACCAAGCACAGCGAGCTGTTCATCAACCCCCTGATGTCCCTGTACTTCTGCGTGGACGCCCCCGGCCTGGCCCGCCGCAACCTCTACCTCGACCGGCTGGAACAGACCCACCTCACGCGGCAGATCAGCACCCTGATCGAGGAGTTCCGCGACGAGCTGCCCCGCCGGCGCCCGCCCCGCACCATTCCGCACTGA
- a CDS encoding CsbD family protein: MDLGSKLKSKTQVAKGRIKEGFGRATGNKRLKREGMAGRVMGNLRQSGEKAKAAFKR, from the coding sequence ATGGACCTCGGATCGAAGCTCAAGAGCAAGACGCAGGTAGCCAAGGGCAGGATCAAGGAAGGCTTCGGCCGTGCCACCGGAAACAAGCGGCTGAAGCGGGAAGGCATGGCCGGCCGGGTCATGGGGAACCTGAGGCAGTCCGGCGAGAAGGCCAAGGCCGCTTTCAAGCGGTGA
- a CDS encoding Gfo/Idh/MocA family oxidoreductase — protein sequence MTPQQPQQPLAVGLVGAGRMGSFHAESLARRLPGVRLAAVADPAPGAAKGLADRLGCPTSYTDIGELLADPDVDAVVISTPARTHAGLVEAAARAGKAVYCEKPMAVTLAEADRAIDAAREAGVVLQVGFNRRYDAGFRAAHDKVVSGAIGTPQLLRSLTRDPKLADPAPIPPWTIFLETLIHDFDTLRYLNPGAEPVEVFAMADALVRPDFKDRGLLDTAVVTIRFDNGAIATAEANFQAVYGYDVRGEVFGSAGMLTMGDVRRTHLTSYGAEGIAAECVTYDQDLFHDAYVAELADFTTCVRTGTSPTVTGQDARAALSIALAAVQSVTTGGPVRIDEIKEQ from the coding sequence ATGACCCCTCAGCAGCCTCAGCAGCCGCTCGCCGTCGGCCTCGTCGGCGCCGGACGGATGGGCTCCTTCCACGCCGAGTCCCTCGCCCGCCGCCTCCCGGGGGTCCGGCTCGCCGCCGTCGCCGACCCCGCGCCGGGCGCCGCGAAGGGCCTCGCGGACCGGCTGGGCTGCCCCACGTCGTACACCGACATCGGCGAGCTGCTCGCCGACCCGGACGTCGACGCCGTGGTCATCTCCACCCCGGCCCGCACCCACGCCGGTCTCGTCGAGGCGGCGGCGCGGGCGGGCAAGGCCGTCTACTGCGAGAAGCCCATGGCGGTCACCCTCGCCGAGGCCGACCGCGCCATCGACGCCGCCCGCGAGGCCGGCGTCGTCCTCCAGGTCGGCTTCAACCGGCGCTACGACGCCGGCTTCCGCGCCGCCCACGACAAGGTCGTCTCCGGTGCCATCGGCACCCCGCAGCTGCTGCGCTCGCTCACCCGCGACCCGAAGCTGGCCGACCCGGCGCCCATCCCGCCGTGGACGATCTTCCTGGAGACCCTCATCCACGACTTCGACACCCTGCGCTACCTCAACCCCGGCGCCGAGCCCGTCGAGGTCTTCGCCATGGCCGACGCCCTGGTGCGCCCCGACTTCAAGGACCGTGGCCTGCTCGACACCGCCGTCGTCACCATCCGCTTCGACAACGGCGCCATCGCCACCGCCGAGGCCAACTTCCAGGCCGTCTACGGCTACGACGTACGCGGCGAGGTCTTCGGCTCCGCCGGCATGCTCACCATGGGCGACGTCCGCCGCACCCACCTGACCTCCTACGGCGCCGAGGGCATCGCCGCCGAGTGCGTCACCTACGACCAGGACCTCTTCCACGACGCGTACGTCGCCGAACTGGCCGACTTCACCACCTGCGTACGCACCGGGACCAGCCCCACCGTCACCGGACAGGACGCCCGCGCCGCCCTGTCCATCGCCCTGGCCGCCGTCCAGTCGGTCACCACCGGCGGCCCCGTCCGGATCGACGAGATCAAGGAGCAGTGA
- a CDS encoding TIM barrel protein, whose amino-acid sequence MITLAVCAEMVFRDRPIQERVRRIHDAGFQVEIWDWTRHDLDALARTPADFSSMTGYIRGTLTDQDGADELLRTAEESVKAAEQLGCPRLNLHGTGLDGKGLPLVPVTGEPDGPMRSMAHRTLTRIAELGESAGVVFTLENLNTAVDHPGVPFARAADTMALVEAVDRPGLRMNLDLYHAQIGEGNLIELVRRAHGLGLIGEIQIADVPGRCEPGTGEINYPAVARALADIGYDGTVAMEAWASGDDDLALERFRAAFTL is encoded by the coding sequence ATGATCACGCTGGCGGTCTGCGCCGAGATGGTCTTCCGGGACCGGCCGATCCAGGAGCGGGTCCGCCGTATCCACGACGCGGGCTTCCAGGTCGAGATCTGGGACTGGACCCGGCACGACCTCGATGCCCTCGCCCGTACGCCGGCCGACTTCTCGTCGATGACCGGCTACATCCGCGGCACCCTGACCGACCAGGACGGCGCCGACGAGCTGCTGCGCACCGCCGAGGAGTCGGTGAAGGCCGCCGAGCAGCTCGGCTGCCCGCGGCTGAACCTGCACGGCACCGGCCTGGACGGCAAGGGTCTGCCCTTGGTGCCGGTGACCGGCGAGCCCGACGGCCCGATGCGGAGCATGGCCCACCGCACGCTCACCCGGATCGCCGAGCTGGGCGAGAGCGCCGGTGTCGTCTTCACCCTGGAGAACCTCAACACCGCCGTCGACCACCCCGGAGTGCCGTTCGCCAGGGCCGCCGACACCATGGCGCTGGTCGAGGCCGTGGACCGGCCGGGCCTGCGGATGAACCTGGACCTGTACCACGCGCAGATCGGCGAGGGGAATCTCATCGAGCTGGTCCGCCGGGCGCACGGGCTGGGCCTGATCGGGGAGATCCAGATCGCCGACGTACCGGGCCGCTGCGAGCCGGGCACCGGGGAGATCAACTACCCGGCCGTCGCACGGGCCCTCGCGGACATCGGCTACGACGGCACGGTCGCCATGGAGGCCTGGGCCTCCGGCGACGACGACCTCGCGCTGGAACGTTTCCGCGCCGCCTTCACCCTCTGA
- a CDS encoding LacI family DNA-binding transcriptional regulator yields the protein MSPTPAVPDGKRPTLADVAARANVSTALVSIVIRGTKGASAATRERVLQAAKDIGYRPDTRARLLRSHRSRLLGVQFELQSAFHTDLVEGIYAAAEPAGYQIALSAVAPSRSEQQAVDTLLADRCEALILLGPQAPAARLAELAAQLPVVSLARRLRASAGNVEVVRTADEEGARQAVDHLVALGHRDIAHVDGGRAPGAADRRRGYRTAMVRHGLAAHVRVLPGGLTEDDGSAAARTLLTTRPRPTGVLAFNDRCATGLLDTFLRAAVPVPGGISVIGFDDSRLARLAHIDLTTVGQDIPRMAALAVGRAIARLDGEPADEPAPGTETVIAPHLITRGTTAPPTTA from the coding sequence GTGTCACCGACCCCCGCGGTCCCGGACGGGAAGCGGCCCACCCTCGCCGACGTGGCCGCGCGGGCCAATGTGTCCACGGCTCTGGTCTCGATCGTCATACGCGGGACCAAGGGCGCGAGCGCCGCCACCCGCGAACGGGTCCTGCAGGCCGCCAAGGACATCGGCTACCGGCCCGACACCCGGGCCCGGCTGCTGCGCAGCCACCGCTCTCGCCTGCTCGGCGTGCAGTTCGAGCTCCAGAGCGCCTTCCACACCGACCTGGTCGAGGGCATCTACGCGGCGGCCGAACCGGCGGGCTACCAGATCGCCCTGAGCGCCGTGGCCCCCAGCCGCAGCGAACAGCAGGCCGTGGACACCCTCCTCGCCGACCGCTGCGAGGCCCTGATCCTGCTCGGCCCGCAGGCCCCCGCCGCCCGCCTGGCCGAACTCGCCGCGCAACTGCCGGTCGTCTCCCTGGCCCGCCGGCTGCGCGCGTCCGCCGGGAACGTCGAGGTCGTACGGACCGCCGACGAGGAGGGCGCCCGCCAGGCCGTGGACCACCTGGTGGCGCTCGGCCACCGCGACATCGCCCACGTCGACGGCGGCCGGGCCCCCGGCGCCGCCGACCGCCGACGCGGCTACCGCACCGCCATGGTCCGCCACGGCCTCGCCGCCCACGTCCGCGTACTGCCCGGCGGACTGACCGAGGACGACGGCTCCGCCGCGGCCCGCACCCTGCTCACCACCCGCCCCCGGCCCACCGGCGTACTGGCCTTCAACGACCGCTGCGCCACCGGCCTCCTCGACACCTTCCTGCGCGCCGCCGTCCCGGTCCCCGGCGGCATCTCCGTCATCGGCTTCGACGACAGCCGGCTCGCCCGCCTGGCCCACATCGACCTCACCACCGTCGGCCAGGACATCCCGCGCATGGCCGCACTGGCGGTCGGCCGCGCCATCGCCCGGCTGGACGGCGAACCGGCCGACGAACCCGCGCCCGGGACGGAGACCGTCATCGCCCCGCATCTCATCACCCGCGGCACCACGGCCCCGCCCACGACGGCCTGA